From the genome of Adhaeribacter pallidiroseus:
ATACAAGAAAGGTGGTAAAAATCGCCTTGGGTACGTGTACGTTTACCATTAAGTATTTATAGGTTATTTAATCAGATCGGGGTTGCTATATAGTTGTAAACAGATAAAACTTAAAGCGGTTTAAATCTGCATTAAATTTTTAAAAAAATAGGCATATTTCCACTGATTTTATCTTAGCTTGTTGTAATTAGCATTTACTTGAACTGTTTTTAACCTTCCCCAATTCCATGAGAAAGTTTTTACTAAGTCTGCTGCTAACGGGCAGTGTATTTTTTACCTATGCGCAAAAGCCGGCGCTTAGCCAGAAACAAGGCAATATTTTTAAAAATGCCAGTGCCGAAAGTGTTGGTATGAGCAGCGAACGGCTGCAACGCCTTGATAAACTCCTGCAGGAATACACCAGTAAAAATCTGGTACCCGGGGCTATTGCTTTGATTATGCGCGATGGTAAAGTGGTGTACCAGAAAGCAGTGGGGGTAAACGACCTGGATACGAAAGCACCCTTGGCTCCGGATGCCATTATGCGCATTGCTTCCCAAACCAAAGCCCTGACTAGTTTAGGGGTGATGCTATTATTTGAAGAAGGTAAGTTTTTACTGGACGAACCGGTTTCTAAGTATATTCCTGCTTTCAAAAATCAGAAGGTATTGGAAACTTTTAACGATAAAGACTCCAGTTATACCACCGTACCGGCTAAGCGCGAAGTTACCATCCGGCATTTGCTTACGCATACGTCGGGTATTGGGTATGCGGGCATTGGCAGCAAAGAAGCTACGGCTATTTACGCCAAAGCTAAAGTTACCAGCGGCATCGGGACGCCGCATGGGAAAATTGGCGATGCCATGAACCGCCTCGGCAGCTTACCCTTAATGCACCAACCCGGCGAAAAATTTACGTATAGTTTAAGTACCGATGTGCTCGGCTATTTTATTGAAGTAATTTCGGGTATGCCGCTCGATAAGTTTATGCGGTCGCGCATTTTTGAACCGCTGGATATGACCGACACGTATTTTTACCTGCCGGCCAACAAGCAAAACCGCTTAGCCAATTTATTTACCGAAGATGCCCAGAAAAATACGGTTAAAGCAGTAGCGCGCAACGGGCAATCGCCGGATTATCCCAAAGTACAGGATGGTACGTATTTTTCCGGGGGCGCGGGTTTGTCGTCCACCATTGGCGATTATGCAAAATTTCTGCAAATGATGCTGAACCATGGTTCGTATAACGGTAAACAAATTATCAGCCCAGCCACGGTACGCCTAATGACCACTAACCAGATTGGCGAAGTAAATCAGGGGGATAACAAATTTGGTTTAGGGTTCGGAATTATTACGGCTAAAGGAGCGGCTAAACTGGGTGTGAGCGAAGGTTCTTACGAGTGGGGTGGGTATTTTGGCACCACTTATTGGGTAGACCCTAAAGAAGGCATTGTGGCTTTAATTTACACCCAAAAAGCGCCCAACAGCACTGGCGGTTCTTTAAGCGATAAATTTAAAGCCATGGTGTATCAATCTATTACCAGCTCCAGGGGCAAAGAACTGGATTAATTTAAAATTAACATTGTGGGTTAAAAATCATTTTCTATCTTTGCAGTGGCAAATCGGCACGACCAGCTCCTGCTGAACTCCCCCAGGTTCGGAAGGAAGCAAGGGTAGGTGGTTGAGCGGTGCGATGTTCGGTTTGCCACTTTTTTTATTCCTTCCTCTCTTCTTTCCTTTAATTTCTTTCGTTTCTGCCGCTGGTTTCCGTTTAAATTCACGTAGCTTTGCTCCGGAAATTTAATTTTTTGCTATGAAATTCTTTATCGACACCGCTAATCTTAATGAGATTCGGGAAGCTTATGATTTAGGCGTACTGGATGGCGTTACTACCAATCCATCGTTAATGGCCAAAGAAGGCATTAAAGGCCACGATAATGTAATGGCACATTATAAAGCCATTTGCGACATTGTGGACGGAGATATTAGCGCTGAAGTAATTGCGGTAGATTACGAAGGTATCATCCGGGAAGGCGAAATATTGGCCGAACTGCACCCCAACATTGTGGTAAAAGTACCGATGATCCGGGAAGGGGTAAAAGCGATTAAATATTTCTCCGATAAAGGCATTAAAACCAACTGTACATTAATTTTCAACGCGGGTCAGGCTTTGTTGGCTGCCAAAGCTGGGGCAACGTATGTTTCGCCGTTTATTGGCCGTTTAGACGATATTGGCCAGGATGGCATGCAGTTAATCGAACAAATAGTGCAAATTTTCAGCAACTACGGTTATCCCACCGAAGTACTGGCGGCTTCCGTACGTCATACCATGCATTTGCTGCAATGCGCCGAAATCGGAGCTGATGTGGTAACCTGCCCGTTAAACGTTATTACTTCTTTACTTAACCATCCGCTTACCGAGAGTGGTCTGGCCAAATTCCTCGCCGATCATAAAAAAGTAAATGCTTAATTTTTAATTGTTTGTTGCTAGTTGTTCGTTGTTAGGAAATAGTTTATTTCAATATTTGAACACGAATAACGAACAACGAACAACTAATAACTAAAACCCTAACGTGTACATTATTAAAGTAAAAGGCAAGGCCAAGATTCCGGATTACATTCAGTTACGCGACGAAAACTTTGTGCTGATTGCCTACTTCCGGGCGGATCGTCCGTTAAAAAACATGGAGCGTTATGGGTTGGCCCATAAAGAAGCGGCTTTGGCGGCTGTAATACAAGAACTGGAATTTGGGAAGCTCCAGAAACTGGAAATTTGAATATGCGTGATTTTTCTTCTTCGGTTCCGGTAGTATCGTTAAAAGATGTATCTATTCACCAGAATGTGCAAACGGTATTACAAAGCGTTAGCTTTGATATTGATAAAGGCGA
Proteins encoded in this window:
- a CDS encoding serine hydrolase domain-containing protein, producing MRKFLLSLLLTGSVFFTYAQKPALSQKQGNIFKNASAESVGMSSERLQRLDKLLQEYTSKNLVPGAIALIMRDGKVVYQKAVGVNDLDTKAPLAPDAIMRIASQTKALTSLGVMLLFEEGKFLLDEPVSKYIPAFKNQKVLETFNDKDSSYTTVPAKREVTIRHLLTHTSGIGYAGIGSKEATAIYAKAKVTSGIGTPHGKIGDAMNRLGSLPLMHQPGEKFTYSLSTDVLGYFIEVISGMPLDKFMRSRIFEPLDMTDTYFYLPANKQNRLANLFTEDAQKNTVKAVARNGQSPDYPKVQDGTYFSGGAGLSSTIGDYAKFLQMMLNHGSYNGKQIISPATVRLMTTNQIGEVNQGDNKFGLGFGIITAKGAAKLGVSEGSYEWGGYFGTTYWVDPKEGIVALIYTQKAPNSTGGSLSDKFKAMVYQSITSSRGKELD
- the fsa gene encoding fructose-6-phosphate aldolase, giving the protein MKFFIDTANLNEIREAYDLGVLDGVTTNPSLMAKEGIKGHDNVMAHYKAICDIVDGDISAEVIAVDYEGIIREGEILAELHPNIVVKVPMIREGVKAIKYFSDKGIKTNCTLIFNAGQALLAAKAGATYVSPFIGRLDDIGQDGMQLIEQIVQIFSNYGYPTEVLAASVRHTMHLLQCAEIGADVVTCPLNVITSLLNHPLTESGLAKFLADHKKVNA
- a CDS encoding fructose-6-phosphate aldolase, whose translation is MYIIKVKGKAKIPDYIQLRDENFVLIAYFRADRPLKNMERYGLAHKEAALAAVIQELEFGKLQKLEI